The Candida orthopsilosis Co 90-125, chromosome 7 draft sequence genome has a window encoding:
- a CDS encoding Ftr1 high-affinity iron permease: MVNVFNVQIFFIVFRETLEAVIVVSVLLAFLKQGLGKSTDDPKVYKKLRRQIWLGAILGVIICLIIGCAFIGAFYGLGNDIWSKSEDLWEGIFCIIATVLISLMGIPMLRINKMKEKWRVKLAQALVKQPKAENGKKPGLLERLRLTNFIQRYALFILPFITCLREGLEAVVFVGGVGLDKPATSFPIPVIVGLIAGIAVGTLLYYFGSNLSMQIFLIISTGILYLIAAGLFSRGIWYFETYKYNQATGGDASENGSGPGTYDVAKSVWHVNCCNPETDNGWDVFNALLGWQNSATYGSVIGYNVYWIAVIAVLMLMLYEEKYGHLPFTKNLTLVKLNPMYYIKGKKKHELSNKEKEELFAKVKLQGFENSAANQNRNGNVAIDASDDVESEKLVQATEAK, translated from the coding sequence ATGGTTAACGTATTCAACGtccaaatcttctttaTCGTGTTTAGAGAAACATTAGAAGCTGTCATTGTTGTGTCGGTCCTTCTTGCCTTTTTGAAGCAAGGTTTAGGTAAATCAACCGATGATCCAAAAGTATACAAGAAGTTGCGGCGACAAATTTGGTTGGGAGCAATTCTAGGAGTTATcatttgtttgattattgGTTGTGCTTTCATTGGTGCTTTCTATGGTTTAGGAAATGATATTTGGTCTAAATCTGAAGATTTATGGGAAGGTattttttgtattattGCCACggttttgatttctttaatGGGTATTCCAATGTTGAGAATTAACAAGATGAAGGAGAAATGGAGAGTTAAATTGGCTCAAGCTTTAGTTAAACAACCAAAGGCTGAAAATGGTAAAAAGCCTGGTTTGTTGGAAAGATTGAGATTGACTAATTTTATTCAACGTTATGCATTGTTTATCTTGCCTTTTATTACTTGTTTAAGAGAAGGTTTAGAAGCTGTTGTTTTcgttggtggtgttggttTGGATAAACCAGCTACAAGTTTCCCTATCCCAGTTATCGTTGGATTAATTGCTGGTATTGCTGTGGGAACATTGTTGTATTACTTTGGATCCAATTTATCTATGcaaatctttttgattatttCAACTGGTATCTTGTACTTGATTGCCGCCGGGTTGTTCTCAAGAGGTATCTGGTATTTCGAAACTTACAAATACAACCAAGCTACTGGTGGTGATGCTTCTGAAAATGGTTCCGGTCCAGGTACTTATGACGTTGCTAAATCTGTCTGGCATGTCAACTGTTGTAACCCAGAAACTGATAATGGTTGGGATGTGTTTAATGCCCTTTTGGGATGGCAAAACTCTGCCACTTATGGTTCAGTTATCGGATACAATGTTTATTGGATTGCCGTTATTGCTGTCTTGATGTTGATGCtttatgaagaaaaatatGGACATTTACCATTCACCAAGAACTTGACTTTGGTTAAATTGAATCCAATGTATTACATTAAGggtaaaaagaaacatgaattgagtaataaagaaaaagaagaattaTTTGCTAAAGTTAAATTAcaaggatttgaaaattctgCTGCTAATCAAAACCGTAATGGAAATGTTGCTATTGATGCTTcagatgatgttgaatcGGAAAAATTGGTACAAGCTACTGAAGCAAAGTAA
- a CDS encoding RSC chromatin remodeling complex component, whose amino-acid sequence MSSVEQPSTQENGSTPVIDNQHSIESHQHQQQQQQQQQQQPESTQETQEQKPNVVDIEQLQKEFQEKSRKYLVEQTQHVIIPSFAKWFNINQIHPLEKKSFPDFFSEDSIYKTPQSFKYIRDFIINTFRLNPKEYLTITAIRRNLAGDVTNIIRIHQFLEQWGLINYQIDPKTKSTILGPQYTGHFQITLDAPDGLVPYVSEDAKLIDQKATSVTGEDEGEGTKQAESISDVTVKKESSSTETPLSLNMEIRRNVYSTGETKFDFKPQHKVSYSCSICGKDATEIRYHNLKLKSYSYNPNSTINNASILCSICYDQGLFPSNFTSSDFVQFKQLTESEIWSEQEILLLLEGIEMFGTFESTNNLITAGSNININAQNQWNKIAEHVATKTKEQCLKKFLQLPIEDKFLHKLISENSQQKELQSSGHELDKANLVEEIVQKLIQSNQGQDLIKQNATEYTSQSNAEQFQLINQIIDLTVEKVNLKLGKIDQLQTQLISITNQLQSERKQLQLTRWVQLNKINKLKQERPDLSDVLSDLMKPVKISDINSSAIGADEQGKKEGDDNAMDVDAGVDSDKAAKDDESVPISVSRPKEYQFWSG is encoded by the coding sequence ATGTCCAGTGTTGAACAACCAAGTACCCAAGAGAATGGGTCTACACCTGTAATAGACAACCAACATTCCATAGAAtcacatcaacatcaacaacaacagcagcagcagcagcagcagcaaccTGAATCTACACAAGAAACCCAAGaacaaaaaccaaatgtagttgatattgagcaattacaaaaagaGTTTCAAGAGAAATCTCGTAAATatcttgttgaacaaacaCAGCATGTAATTATCCCATCATTTGCCAAATGGTTCAAcataaatcaaattcatcctttagaaaagaaatccTTTCCTGATTTCTTCAGTGAAGATTCAATATACAAGACTCCTCAATCATTCAAGTATATTCGAGATTTCATCATAAATACATTTCGTTTAAATCCCAAGGAATATTTGACTATAACTGCCATTAGAAGAAATTTGGCGGGTGATGTTACAAATATCATTCgtattcatcaatttttggaGCAATGGGGATTAATTAATTATCAAATCGATCCAAAGACTAAATCAACTATATTGGGACCACAATATACCggacattttcaaattacttTGGATGCGCCAGATGGATTGGTTCCATATGTACTGGAAGATGCGAAATTAATCGACCAAAAGGCAACTTCTGTTACAGGTGAAGATGAAGGCGAAGGAACGAAGCAAGCGGAGTCTATTTCAGATGTCACTGTCAAGAAAGAGTCATCATCTACTGAGACTCCCTTGTCATTGAATATGGAAATTAGAAGAAATGTTTACTCGACGGGtgaaaccaaatttgatttcaaaccTCAACATAAGGTTTCATATTCATGTAGTATTTGTGGTAAAGATGCAACAGAAATCAGGTACCACAATTTAAAACTCAAATCATACTCATATAACCCCAATTCAACCATAAACAATGCCAGTATATTATGTTCAATATGTTATGATCAAGGTTTATTCCCCCTGAATTTTACATCATCTGATTTCGTTCAATTTAAGCAATTGACTGAGAGTGAAATCTGGAGTGAACAAGAGattttattgttattggaGGGTATTGAAATGTTTGGcacatttgaatcaacaaataaTTTAATCACTGCAGGATCAAATATTAATATCAATGCccaaaatcaatggaaTAAGATTGCTGAACATGTTGCTACAAAAACTAAAGAACAATGcttgaagaaatttttacaattgCCCATTGAGGATAAATTCTTACATAAATTAATCTCGGAAAACTCACAACAAAAAGAGTTGCAACTGAGTGGACACGAATTGGATAAAGCTAATTTAGTTGAGGAAATCGTTCAAAAATTAATCCAATCCAATCAAGGACAAGATctaatcaaacaaaatgcGACTGAATACACTAGTCAATCAAATGCtgaacaatttcaattaatTAATCAAATAATCGACTTGACGGTTGAAAAAGTTAATTTAAAACTAggcaaaattgatcaattacaaactcaattaatttcaataacCAATCAATTACAGTCGGAACGTAAGCAGTTACAATTGACCAGATGGGtacaattgaacaagattaataaattgaaacaagaaagaCCTGATTTGAGTGATGTATTGTCAGATTTAATGAAGCCTGTAAAAATTAGTGATATAAACTCAAGTGCCATCGGTGCTGATGAACAAGGTAAAAAAGAAGGTGATGATAATGCAATGGATGTGGATGCCGGTGTTGACCTGGATAAAGCTGctaaagatgatgaatctGTTCCAATTAGTGTTTCAAGACCAAAAGAATATCAATTCTGGTCCGGTTGA
- a CDS encoding Irr1 cohesin complex subunit, translated as MWVSSNCLYFCFSLTTPNYETRGFCNTPTRGIVSTMSAATRRSTRSNRKTVHYDESSDVEQDQDAYIPSEQDKENAPNHVTKSSTKRKNSVTTTTTTTTNTTTSKKRRTSVTINHSRCLHQQQQQQPQSKRGRKGKGKKRQEDLEDDWEENYLYQALSSPEINVVDLAQEWVETYEEESISNTTDSTTITLLMNLILRSCGSFHLFQPHDLANLESATSTVEELTLAFGNQSTHKFPFKLVPVFKKNVLQFFQHIIEICHEKGLLYPPYTQHSEEEEDSSKQSPLMSYLITWMTSLTGSAIRALRFTSTEISMIIQLELSKIGKSITTNLSRLRKHLTKLADERSTKFKTITSTIANYESQLDTLNEYFDDLASVVVSQRYKDFDPQIRLIVVKYLIDTVIAYPSYFCQSQFLKYFGWLLSDPVNQVRNEITRDLLKLYRLNKNQEIVSGLTQFSTKFKSQFIAMCEVDVDANVRGNCCGILTEMIKMGFLDGKDKHSVIRAFPFGATTKLKLQTEFVKFIQMAMEENVNFVLEKNQLIFENDRYILRDHDVKDILSIKVLAQELSFLVEKEEPLEVIFESAAMSQLYFTKLRLFLDYLLTDIAELRKDKGVNDDEEEIEIEGQDPDLDQIKQLVQLDDLEKLTLLKAIHGIIKAVMMKKTNKQGGVSREEEEEVKSTIITQFIDYIPKLQIFCSKSNNRYKIFISAWQDLIDDKHNCIFNYYIKLDKIDSYESTIVSILQYFYEFSLVDEFQPFFEKLFNSRGLTESIKLEIQRIVDELVENTTIYLRDNQQEEEEQQEDIQNDSLIDMDHDFVLWTNRQKHVIKLCREVSILVQKIKLIGNYVNIANLEKIDDLIYQFNNRILNKFDLNVVLNQWKHNFILQLPKFTQAFIAIIELVFIIGGWKFEKIIDIPQQDQHQIDIELELEMVGDVVSNLIRYIDELKELNEGDHTPGDLGKLIDFKCQLIYQYINLMISFRLFYIKFQDDNDFKHFKVYFRSNKSVIMIKQDLQMELLEMFLIKEVKLANVLEIELDRDDEEGVHYEEYLEKELPVEEESTVFSENEDEDDDEKTQRHEKQQRLLKAKQEQLKQDEIWKLEKDLAVYSLKLISLVKLQLISNNVYQRLKKNAGQLGEVYYKLIEQEKVVENRYEDGEADVNANELTDLGIDVGVDTTIQGEVENAEVVNDNESGVADICNDGDKEQDVSMDLQLELDV; from the coding sequence ATGTGGGTATCAAGTaattgtttatatttttgtttttctttaaCCACACCAAACTACGAGACCAGAggtttttgcaacacacCCACAAGAGGTATAGTATCCACCATGTCAGCAGCTACTAGGAGACTGACTAGAAGTAATAGGAAGACGGTCCACTATGATGAGTCAAGTGATGTAGAACAGGACCAAGATGCTTATATTCCCTCTGAACAGGATAAAGAAAATGCACCAAATCACGTTACTAAATCATCCACCAAGAGAAAGAACTCAgtgacaacaacaacaacaacaacaacaaacaccaCCACTTCAAAGAAACGGAGAACTAGTGTGACGATCAACCATTCTAGGTGTCTTCatcagcagcagcaacagcaaccacaATCTAAAAGAGGTCGAAAAGGTAAAGGAAAGAAGAGACAAGAAGATTTGGAGGATGATTGGGAAGAAAATTACTTGTATCAAGCATTATCAAGTCCCGAGAttaatgttgttgatctaGCCCAAGAATGGGTTGAAACCTACGAAGAAGAATCAATACTGAACACCACCGACTCAACTACCATTACTCTTCTAATGAATTTAATTTTAAGAAGTTGTGGTTCATTTCATCTTTTCCAACCCCATGATTTAgcaaatttggaaagtgCTACTAGTACAGTTGAAGAACTCACATTGGCATTTGGTAATCAATCAACTCATAAATTCCCTTTTAAACTTGTAcctgttttcaaaaagaatgttttgcaatttttccaacatattattgaaatatGTCATGAAAAGGGGTTATTGTACCCACCATATACACAACAcagtgaagaagaagaagactCTCTGAAACAGTCTCCATTGATGTCGTATTTAATCACTTGGATGACTAGTCTTACTGGATCCGCAATTAGAGCCTTACGTTTTACAAGTACAGAAATATCCATGATTATTCAACTAGAATTGAGCAAAATTGGGAAATCAATCACAACTAATCTTTCCAGATTAAGAAAACATTTAACGAAATTGGCAGATGAgagatcaacaaaattcaagACAATTACATCAACCATTGCCAATTATGAATCTCAATTGGATACCTTGAATgaatattttgatgatttagcATCCGTAGTGGTTTCACAAAGATACAAAGATTTTGATCCTCAAATAAGATTAATTGTGGTCAAATATCTAATTGATACAGTGATTGCTTATCCATCATATTTTTGTCAATCCCAATTTTTAAAATATTTCGGTTGGTTATTATCTGATCCTGTGAATCAAGTACGCAATGAAATTACTCgtgatttattgaaattatacagattgaataaaaatcaagaaatcGTTTCTGGGTTAACTCAATTTTCcactaaattcaaatccCAATTTATCGCCATGTGtgaagttgatgttgatgcaAATGTTCGTGGTAATTGTTGTGGTATCCTAACTGAAATGATCAAAATGGGGTTCCTTGATGGTAAAGATAAACATTCAGTGATTAGAGCATTTCCATTTGGTGctacaacaaaattgaaattacaaaccgaatttgttaaatttattcaaatggCTATGGAAGAGAAtgttaattttgttttagaaaagaatcaattgatttttgaaaacgATAGATACATTTTACGCGATCATGATGTAAAGGATATCTTACTGATTAAAGTTTTGGCACAGGAATTGAGCTTTCTTgtggaaaaagaagaaccCTTAGAAGTTATCTTTGAGTCAGCAGCAATGAGTCAACTTTATTTTACTAAATTAAGATTATTTCTTGATTATTTATTAACAGATATTGCTGAATTGAGAAAGGACAAAGGGgtaaatgatgatgaagaggaaataGAAATAGAAGGTCAAGATCCAGATTTAGATCAAATAAAGCAGTTGGTTCaacttgatgatttggagaaGCTTACTTTACTCAAAGCCATCCACGGTATAATCAAAGCTGTCATGATGAAAAAAACTAATAAACAAGGTGGAGTTTCCcgagaagaagaagaagaagtcaAATCCACAATTATTACTCAATTCATTGACTATATCCccaaattacaaattttttgttcaaaatcaaataatcgATACAAAATCTTTATATCTGCTTGGCAAgatttaattgatgataaacATAATTGTATATTCAACTATTATATTAAATTGGACAAGATTGATAGCTatgaatcaacaattgtatCAATATTACAGTATTTTTATGAATTTAGtttagttgatgaatttcaacccttttttgaaaagttgtttaATCTGAGAGGATTAACTGAATCGATAAAGCTCGAAATACAAAggattgttgatgaattagTGGAGAATACCACCATATACTTACGAgataatcaacaagaagaggaagaacaacaagaagatattcaaaatgattcattgattgatatgGATCATGATTTCGTGTTGTGGACAAATCGTCAAAAACATGTTATCAAACTATGTCGTGAAGTTTCCATTCTTGTGCAAAAGATTAAATTAATTGGCAATTATGTCAATATAGCCAATTtagaaaaaattgatgatttaatttatcaatttaataatcgaattttgaataaatttgatttgaatgtggtgttgaatcaatggaAACATAATTTCATTTTACAATTGCCTAAATTCACACAAGCATTTATTGCCATTATTGAATTAGTGTTCATTATTGGTGGAtggaaatttgaaaaaataattgaTATACCAcaacaagatcaacatcaaattgatattgaattggaattggaaatgGTGGGAGATGTTGTAAGTAACCTAATTCGatatattgatgaattgaaagagtTAAACGAGGGTGATCATACACCAGGGGATTTAggtaaattgattgattttaaaTGTCAAttaatttatcaatataTTAACTTAATGATTTCATTCCGGTTATTTTATATTAAATTTCAAGATGAtaatgatttcaaacattTTAAAGTATATTTCCGACTGAACAAATCAGTGATTATGATTAAGCAAGATTTGCAAATGGAATTGTTGGAGATGTTTTTAATTAAAGAAGTTAAGTTGGCCAATGTGCTTGAGATTGAATTGGATAGagacgatgaagaaggtgTACATTATGAGGAATATTTGGAGAAGGAGTTGCCGGTGGAAGAAGAGTCAACTGTGTTTTCTGAAAATGAGGACGAggacgatgatgaaaagacACAACGTcatgaaaaacaacaacgtCTCCTAAAAGCTAAGCAAGAACAATTAAAACAAGATGAGATAtggaaattggaaaaggaCTTGGCTGTTTATAGTTTAAAATTGATATCATTGGTtaaattgcaattgatttctaATAATGTGTAccaaagattgaagaagaacgCTGGTCAATTAGGTGAGGTTTActacaaattgattgagcaagaaaaagttgttgaaaatagatatgaagatggtgaagCAGATGTAAATGCTAATGAATTGACTGATTTGGGCATTGATGTCGGTGTTGATACGACAATACAAGGAGAGGTTGAAAATGCAGAAGTCGTCAATGATAATGAAAGTGGTGTTGCTGATATTTGTAATGACGGTGATAAAGAACAAGATGTCTCAATGGATTTACAATTGGAGTTAGATGTGTAA
- a CDS encoding Tif35 translation initiation factor — MSTGIIESWADAGDEFSAPPDIINNPDGTKTVITYRTNQEGKKVKITQRIKEVVVQEKVHPLIAKRKNWAKFGKEKNKPAGPDTSTTQLGEKVELKLGLSWKQAEKKEEEDKQQERASAVSIQTIKCRVCGGDHYTSKCPFKDTLGAAAGLTPSGTTPEPGQEGGDSGKNGDAGAAASGPGRYVPRHLRPDASGNLPSREARDDSTTLKVSQLNSFVDEDMLRNELFARFGPLERVVVVRNRETGESRGFAYVSFATEEIAQRALDLLNGKGYHSLILRLEWSKKKKPT, encoded by the coding sequence ATGTCTACAGGAATAATAGAGTCATGGGCTGATGCAGGAGATGAATTTTCAGCTCCACCCGATATCATAAATAACCCCGATGGAACCAAGACCGTAATCACATATAGAACCAATCAAGAAGGTAAAAAAGTTAAAATAACTCAACGTATTAAAGAAGTAGTAgttcaagaaaaagttCATCCATTAATTGCTAAACGTAAAAATTGGGCAAAATTTGGtaaagaaaagaacaaaCCAGCAGGACCAGATACAAGTACAACACAATTGGgtgaaaaagttgaattgaaattaggATTATCATGGAAACAAgcagaaaagaaagaggaagaagacAAGCAACAAGAAAGAGCTTCTGCTGTTTCTATACAGACCATCAAATGTAGAGTATGTGGTGGAGATCATTATACTTCTAAATGTCCATTTAAAGATACATTGGGAGCTGCTGCTGGATTAACTCCAAGTGGAACCACTCCAGAACCAGGTCAAGAAGGAGGAGATTCTGGAAAGAATGGAGATGCTGGAGCTGCTGCCAGTGGACCAGGTAGATATGTACCAAGACATTTGAGACCTGATGCCAGTGGAAACTTGCCATCAAGAGAAGCAAGAGATGATTCAACTACATTGAAAGTATCACAACTTAAcagttttgttgatgaagatatgTTGAGAAATGAATTATTTGCAAGATTTGGTCCATTGGAAagagttgttgttgttagAAATAGAGAAACTGGTGAAAGTAGGGGGTTTGCTTATGTCAGTTTTGCTACTGAAGAAATTGCTCAAAGAGCattggatttgttgaatggtAAAGGTTATCATTCATTGATTTTACGTTTGGAATGGTctaaaaagaagaaacctACATAA
- a CDS encoding Npl3 RNA-binding protein: MEQAPTKQLFVRPIRSDVREEDLIEHFSAAAPVVEVRLMEGYAFLTFDNESDAGEALSKFAGTDFRDEQLQVEFAKERKEDTRGKYRLKITGLPEGTAWQDVKDFVRDKTGTEANFVRVFRDYDSGDTICSLQFETGEDLEKSIPLLDKANFGEATIGAEEDTSPYVPPPRRGGFRGGRGGFRGGRGGFDRGGYDRGFGGGFRGGRGGYGDRGGFRGGRGGYGDRGGFRGGRGGYGDRDGFRGGRGGYGDRDGFRGGRGGYDRGGYDDRQGSYNRERSPNRF; encoded by the coding sequence ATGGAACAAGCTCCAACTAAACAATTATTTGTCAGACCAATCAGAAGCGACGTTCGCGAAGAAGATTTAATTGAGCATTTCTCAGCAGCGGCAccagttgttgaagttcGTCTTATGGAAGGCTATGCATTTCTtacttttgataatgaaagTGATGCTGGTGAAGCATTAAGTAAATTTGCTGGAACTGATTTCAGAGATGAACAATtacaagttgaatttgctaaggaaagaaaagaagatacTAGAGGTAAATATAGATTGAAAATTACTGGATTACCTGAAGGTACAGCATGGCAAGATGTTAAGGATTTTGTTAGAGATAAGACTGGTACTGAAGCGAACTTCGTTAGAGTTTTCAGAGATTATGATTCTGGTGATACTATTTGTAGtttgcaatttgaaactggTGAGGACTTAGAGAAGTCTATTCCCTTGTTGGACAAAGCAAACTTTGGTGAGGCTACTATTGGTGCTGAAGAAGATACTTCTCCATATGTCCCACCACCAAGAAGAGGTGGGTTCAGAGGTGGTAGAGGTGGATTTAGAGGTGGAAGAGGTGGTTTTGACAGAGGTGGATATGACCGTGGATTCGGTGGTGGATTCAGAGGTGGAAGAGGTGGATATGGAGACCGTGGTGGATTCAGAGGTGGCAGAGGTGGATATGGTGATAGAGGTGGATTCAGAGGCGGTAGAGGTGGTTATGGAGACAGAGATGGATTTAGAGGAGGAAGAGGTGGATATGGAGACAGAGATGGATTCAGAGGTGGTAGAGGTGGTTACGACCGTGGTGGATATGATGACAGACAAGGATCATACAACAGAGAAAGATCACCAAACAGATTCTAA
- a CDS encoding Bna7 protein (S. cerevisiae homolog BNA7 has arylformamidase activity and has role in NAD biosynthetic process): MSTYCYGDHELQQIKVWNYNPNNKHTYIYIHGGAWKDPKNTFDELAPVAATTPNSTFIGINYRLTSSKVKHPLHLADVTKAIIYIVTNFKTQQSHLLGYSVGATLILQFLQFKHHFNQAFNYYKTWATDKEVVEELGDASIVDELHLIEENDDLIIKLDRLIKQGQLYFSSIKFLDGIYDLPQLIEEYPQYGSWFVYESYPSEKLINLNSLSHEILINNGKLAPATNDPHASMIDDMTNVYIVHSLQDELLSLKQTQLLTDFFNKTLRKGCIVLTGNWGKHDDIYGKHRKKIFLYGEAD, encoded by the coding sequence ATGTCTACATATTGCTACGGAGACCACGaattacaacaaatcaaagtATGGAACTACAATCCCAACAATAAACATACATACATCTATATCCATGGTGGAGCTTGGAAAGATCCTAAAAACACCTTCGATGAATTAGCTCCAGTTGCCGCCACCACGCCCAACTCAACTTTCATTGGAATTAATTATCGTTTAACTTCACTGAAAGTCAAGCATCCACTACATTTGGCGGATGTTACCAAAGCCATCATCTACATCGttaccaatttcaaaacgCAACAACTGCATTTATTAGGGTATTCAGTTGGTGCAACtttaattcttcaattcttaCAATTTAAACATCATTTCAATCAAGCGTTCAACTATTACAAAACATGGGCCACTgataaagaagttgttgaagaactTGGAGATGCATCGATTGTAGATGAATTACACCTAATcgaagaaaatgatgatcTCATAATCAAACTTGATAGATTAATCAAACAAGGTCAATTatacttttcatcaatcaaatttctcGATGGAATATACGACTTGCCTCAACTAATTGAAGAATATCCTCAATATGGCTCATGGTTTGTATATGAATCCTATCcaagtgaaaaattaatcaatttaaattcattatCTCATGAAATTTTAATCAATAATGGTAAATTGGCACCGGCAACAAATGATCCCCATGCTAGTATGATTGATGACATGACTAACGTGTATATTGTTCATTCATTACAAGATGAATTGTTGTCGTTAAAACAAACGCAATTATTGACggattttttcaacaagactTTGAGGAAAGGATGTATTGTCTTGACTGGTAATTGGGGCAAACATGATGATATTTATGGAAAGCATCGTAAAAAAATATTCTTATACGGAGAAGCGGACTAG